In Nicotiana tabacum cultivar K326 chromosome 2, ASM71507v2, whole genome shotgun sequence, the following proteins share a genomic window:
- the LOC107785016 gene encoding exocyst complex component EXO70H1-like yields the protein MRRKNMRNLCCSPKRSTTDSTSPSTSQFSSPSRFSFSPSRPSFSDSVMDRTLEMAEPMIMKWDPNTTTFAKVTSLFYENRREAKDFIKCVYNLQKAMHFHSTENSKSDKLVRAQSLMQIAVKRLQKEFYQILSMNKAHLDPESISTVSSRTSTVSSTSDFNVAEDDDRVIGGESISEVEDFSSVVMADLRLIAECMISSGYGKECVKIYKVIRKSIIDEAIYRLGVEKLSSTQVHKMDWEVLDLKIKDWLNAVNIAMKTLFNGERILCDHVFASNDAIRESCFTEISKDGAMILFSFPENLSKNSKNIKSPEKVFRLLDMYTTIVEHWPEIEAIFSSDSEYVIRSQALTSLVKLGESIRTALVEFETALQKESSKTPVAGGGVHHLTIDVMNYIILLADFSNVLSDILAEAPPPAKVSLPESYFGISDSNESPAPAISLRFAWLILILLCKLDSKAKHYKDVFLAYLFLANNLQYIVVKVRTSNLKYLLGENWIAKLEEKVKQFASNYERLGWSHVIESLPQEPSTAMAPHQVKGIFKRFNSSFAEAHRKHSICVVPDSKLRDDLKISIGRKILPVYREFYNKYRDAIVKERHSAHVIRFAPEDVAHRLSDLFFELIIESESSSSFEFSPSHTHHGCEEEDF from the coding sequence ATGCGGAGAAAAAACATGAGAAATCTTTGTTGCTCTCCAAAGCGTTCAACAACTGATAGTACTTCTCCATCTACTTCTCAATTCTCTTCCCCTTCGCGTTTCTCGTTTTCGCCTTCGCGGCCGAGTTTTTCCGATTCGGTTATGGATCGGACCCTGGAGATGGCGGAGCCGATGATTATGAAATGGGACCCTAACACCACTACCTTCGCCAAAGTGACTTCTCTTTTCTATGAGAATAGAAGAGAAGCCAAGGATTTTATCAAGTGTGTGTATAATCTTCAAAAGGCCATGCACTTTCATTCAACTGAGAATTCGAAATCCGATAAGCTTGTTCGCGCTCAATCTCTAATGCAAATTGCAGTGAAACGACTCCAGAAGGAATTTTACCAGATTCTCTCAATGAACAAAGCTCATTTGGATCCTGAATCCATATCTACCGTCTCTTCCCGTACTTCGACTGTTTCGAGTACATCCGATTTTAACGTTGCGGAGGATGATGATCGTGTAATTGGGGGTGAGTCTATTTCTGAAGTTGAGGATTTTTCTAGTGTTGTAATGGCGGATTTGAGATTGATAGCAGAGTGCATGATCTCTTCTGGCTATGGAAAAGAATGTGTGAAGATTTACAAAGTGATACGTAAATCGATTATTGATGAAGCCATTTACAGACTCGGAGTTGAGAAATTGAGTTCTACGCAGGTTCATAAAATGGATTGGGAAGTTTTAGATCTGAAGATCAAGGATTGGCTTAACGCAGTGAATATAGCTATGAAAACATTGTTCAACGGAGAGAGAATTCTATGCGATCACGTCTTTGCATCTAACGATGCAATAAGAGAGTCGTGTTTTACTGAAATTTCAAAAGACGGAGCCATGATTCTGTTTAGTTTTCCAGAAAATTTGTCTAAAAACAGTAAGAATATTAAATCGCCGGAAAAAGTATTCCGACTACTTGACATGTACACCACCATCGTCGAACATTGGCCGGAGATTGAAGCTATTTTTTCTTCCGATTCAGAATACGTTATCCGATCTCAAGCATTGACGTCACTCGTCAAGCTCGGCGAATCTATAAGGACGGCGTTAGTTGAATTTGAAACTGCTCTACAGAAGGAATCCTCAAAAACGCCGGTAGCCGGTGGTGGAGTCCACCATCTCACAATTGATGTAATGAATTACATCATTTTACTCGCTGATTTCAGCAATGTACTCTCTGATATCCTCGCCGAGGCTCCTCCGCCGGCGAAAGTTTCGTTGCCAGAATCATACTTCGGTATCTCCGATTCAAACGAATCTCCGGCACCGGCGATCTCACTCCGATTCGCTTGGCTGATTCTAATTCTTCTCTGCAAACTCGATAGCAAAGCGAAGCACTACAAGGACGTATTCCTAGCGTATCTCTTCTTAGCCAACAATCTCCAATACATCGTCGTAAAAGTCCGTACATCAAATCTCAAGTACTTGCTAGGCGAAAATTGGATAGCAAAACTcgaggaaaaggtcaaacaatttGCGTCAAACTATGAGCGGCTAGGATGGAGCCACGTCATTGAATCCCTTCCGCAAGAGCCGAGCACAGCAATGGCTCCCCATCAAGTGAAGGGGATTTTCAAGAGATTTAATTCGTCATTTGCGGAGGCGCACCGGAAGCATTCAATCTGCGTCGTACCTGATAGTAAACTCCGCGATGATTTAAAAATATCAATCGGGAGAAAAATACTCCCAGTGTATAGAGAATTTTACAATAAATATAGAGATGCAATAGTAAAAGAGAGACATTCTGCTCATGTTATTAGATTTGCTCCAGAGGATGTAGCTCATCGCTTGTCCGATTTATTTTTTGAACTGATTATTGAATCAGAAAGTTCTTCATCATTTGAGTTCTCCCCCTCACATACACATCACGGTTGCGAAGAAGAAGATTTTTAG
- the LOC107787860 gene encoding putative pectate lyase 4, whose protein sequence is MGNHHTRYKHHHHHQQETSFPVPPIPTAQSQKTVSTQMGLVLPYGQVDSSLCGLAGQAEGFGASSIGGRDGHIYQVMNLNDDGPGSLRDGCRKKEPLWIVFEVSGTIELRSYLSVSSYKTIDGRGQRIKITGKGLRLKECEHVIICNIEFEGGRGPDVDAIQIKPKSRHIWIDRCSLSDYDDGLIDITRESTDITVSRCHFSKHDKTMLIGADPSNCTDRCMRVTIHHCFFDGTRQRHPRVRFGKVHLYNNYTRNWGIYAVCASVESQIYSQCNIYEAGQKKVAFKYLTEKAADKEEGCTGSIKSEDDLFVSGTQAGLLSTCSKSNIFNPSDFYRHWTVEHPSDALKHYLQHCTGWQSIPRPN, encoded by the exons ATGGGGAACCACCATACCCGTTACAAACACCACCATCACCATCAACAAGAAACCTCATTTCCTGTTCCTCCAATACCCACAGCTCAATCCCAGAAAACAGTGAGTACCCAAATGGGTTTGGTTTTGCCTTATGGTCAAGTTGACTCTAGCTTGTGTGGTCTAGCTGGTCAAGCTGAAGGCTTTGGTGCTTCTTCCATTGGTGGTCGTGATGGTCATATTTATCAAGTTATGAATCTCAATG ATGACGGGCCAGGATCACTTCGTGATGGATGTCGTAAAAAAGAACCTCTATGGATCGTCTTTGAAGTTTCAGGGACCATTGAGCTCCGATCTTATTTGAGTGTGTCGTCTTACAAAACTATTGATGGGCGAGGCCAAAGAATCAAAATCACAGGGAAAGGTTTGAGGTTGAAAGAGTGTGAACATGTGATCATCTGCAATATAGAGTTTGAGGGAGGCAGAGGACCCGATGTTGACGCCATTCAGATTAAACCAAAGTCAAGGCATATTTGGATAGACCGTTGTAGCCTTAGCGACTATGACGATGGTTTAATTGACATCACAAGGGAGAGCACAGATATTACTGTTTCTAG GTGTCACTTTTCAAAGCATGATAAGACCATGCTTATTGGAGCAGATCCTTCTAATTGTACCGACAGATGTATGCGGGTCACCATTCACCACTGCTTTTTTGATGGAACTAGACAGCGGCATCCTCGTGTTAGATTTGGCAAAGTACATTTGTACAACAACTACACCAGGAACTGGGGAATTTATGCTGTTTGCGCAAGTGTAGAATCACAG ATATATTCCCAATGCAACATATATGAAGCTGGACAAAAAAAGGTGGCATTTAAATATCTCACAGAGAAG GCAGCTGACAAAGAGGAAGGATGCACTGGTAGCATTAAATCTGAAGATGACTTGTTTGTCTCTGGAACTCAGGCTGGTTTGTTGTCTACTTGCAGCAAAAGTAACATCTTCAATCCATCCGACTTCTACCGACACTGGACTGTAGAACATCCGAGTGATGCTCTCAAACACTACCTTCAACACTGTACAGGATGGCAGAGTATCCCGCGGCCAAATTGA